In Moorena sp. SIOASIH, the following proteins share a genomic window:
- a CDS encoding PhzF family phenazine biosynthesis protein yields MGQTIIQVDAFTSKPFTGNPAAICVLPTAQDGSWMQNVAQEMNLSETAFLLKQDDGFNLRWFTPTVEVPLCGHATLASAHVLWSEGHVSPDQMIRFYTKSGLLMAQRQGEWIQLDFPVNPSEVISTPEQLSQTLGVPIKWVGKNSLGYLVEVESEELVKQMQPNFQLMTTLPLSAVIVTSWADSDSEYDFVSRFFAPRLGIDEDPVTGSAHCCLAPFWRERNSKDEFLAYQASSRGGVVKVNYTGSDRVFLSGQAVTILRSELLI; encoded by the coding sequence ATGGGACAAACCATTATTCAAGTAGACGCTTTCACCAGTAAACCCTTTACAGGAAATCCTGCTGCTATCTGTGTTTTACCAACTGCCCAAGATGGCAGCTGGATGCAAAACGTAGCCCAAGAGATGAATTTATCTGAAACCGCATTTCTACTCAAGCAAGACGATGGTTTCAATTTGCGTTGGTTTACACCAACAGTGGAAGTCCCCTTATGCGGTCACGCCACCCTAGCTAGTGCTCATGTTCTCTGGTCAGAGGGACATGTGTCTCCTGATCAAATGATTCGGTTCTATACCAAGAGTGGATTGCTGATGGCTCAGCGCCAGGGTGAGTGGATTCAACTAGATTTCCCGGTGAATCCCTCAGAAGTTATCAGTACTCCAGAACAACTCAGCCAAACCTTAGGTGTACCCATCAAGTGGGTTGGGAAAAATTCCCTAGGCTATTTGGTCGAGGTAGAGTCGGAAGAGTTAGTCAAGCAGATGCAGCCCAATTTTCAACTGATGACAACTTTACCTCTGTCTGCGGTAATTGTGACTAGTTGGGCTGACAGTGATTCAGAATACGACTTTGTTTCCCGATTCTTTGCCCCCAGATTGGGAATTGATGAAGACCCAGTTACAGGTTCTGCCCATTGTTGTCTCGCTCCCTTCTGGCGCGAACGCAATAGTAAAGATGAGTTCTTAGCCTACCAAGCCTCCTCTCGGGGTGGTGTAGTCAAGGTAAACTATACCGGTAGCGATCGCGTTTTTCTGAGTGGACAAGCTGTTACTATCCTGCGCTCAGAATTGCTAATCTGA
- a CDS encoding quinone-dependent dihydroorotate dehydrogenase: MDIYQSTIRPILFSGLKTDPEWLHNRTLALLSWLSSNQESTLGHWVKGQLQQRFCLNDARLEQTLWGVNFPNPMGLAAGFDKDGVAAGIWGSLGFGFAELGTVTFHGQPGNPRPRLFRLVEDKAALNRMGFNNLGATAMAARLEQLKVNRLQVQPPLKVNRLQVQPPLKVNRLQVTGLEKNLPLSNPKGEQPTGRENRIQASGLTIPIGINLGKSKVTPLAEAADDYRSSFGLLRELGDYFVVNVSSPNTPGLRSLQDASQLSLILDALQQQNLSQKPILVKIAPDLEWNAIADVLELAQTYGLAGIIATNTTIRRDLLKTQRIAATGKPVTEEAGGISGAPLRQRSTDVIRFIWQETQGTLPIIGVGGIFTAEDAWEKITAGASLIQVYTGWIYNGPWMVRQILQGLLQKLEERGISSISEAVGSGSG; the protein is encoded by the coding sequence ATGGATATTTACCAATCTACCATTCGTCCAATTCTCTTTTCTGGGTTGAAGACAGATCCAGAATGGTTACACAATAGAACTCTAGCGCTATTGAGCTGGCTGTCATCGAATCAGGAATCTACTCTAGGTCACTGGGTTAAGGGTCAATTACAGCAAAGGTTTTGCCTAAATGATGCTCGCCTCGAACAAACTCTCTGGGGAGTAAACTTCCCCAACCCTATGGGTTTAGCAGCAGGATTTGATAAAGATGGTGTGGCTGCTGGAATTTGGGGAAGCTTAGGGTTTGGCTTTGCTGAACTCGGTACTGTAACCTTTCATGGTCAACCGGGAAATCCTCGTCCTCGTCTATTTCGCTTGGTAGAAGACAAAGCTGCTCTGAATCGGATGGGATTTAATAATCTTGGGGCTACAGCAATGGCTGCTCGATTAGAACAGTTGAAGGTTAACAGGTTACAGGTACAACCACCGTTGAAGGTTAACAGGTTACAGGTACAACCACCGTTGAAGGTTAACAGGTTGCAGGTTACAGGTTTAGAAAAGAACCTACCCTTGTCGAACCCCAAGGGCGAACAACCTACCGGAAGGGAAAACCGGATCCAAGCTTCAGGTTTAACTATTCCGATTGGCATTAATCTAGGTAAATCTAAAGTAACACCCCTAGCAGAAGCAGCAGATGACTATCGGTCGAGTTTTGGCCTGTTGAGGGAATTGGGGGATTACTTTGTGGTCAATGTGAGTTCACCAAATACACCAGGATTGCGATCGCTTCAGGATGCCAGTCAACTTAGTCTGATCTTAGATGCTCTGCAACAGCAAAACCTTTCCCAAAAGCCGATTCTGGTCAAGATTGCCCCGGATTTAGAGTGGAATGCGATCGCAGATGTGCTTGAGCTTGCCCAAACCTATGGGTTAGCTGGGATTATTGCCACTAACACTACCATCCGTCGGGATCTGCTGAAAACACAACGGATTGCGGCAACGGGCAAACCGGTAACGGAAGAAGCTGGGGGGATTAGTGGAGCTCCTTTGCGTCAACGTTCTACAGATGTAATTCGGTTTATCTGGCAGGAAACTCAAGGAACCTTACCGATTATAGGGGTTGGAGGGATTTTTACGGCGGAGGATGCTTGGGAGAAGATTACTGCAGGTGCTAGTCTAATTCAGGTTTACACAGGTTGGATTTATAACGGTCCATGGATGGTAAGGCAGATTCTGCAAGGGCTGTTGCAGAAGTTGGAGGAAAGAGGCATCAGTTCAATTTCTGAGGCAGTTGGTTCTGGGTCTGGTTGA
- a CDS encoding Fur family transcriptional regulator — translation MQQEAAAAKPIRSLEDAIDKCQTLGMRLSRQRRFILELLWEAKDHLSARDIYDRLNQQGKVIGHTSVYQNLDALSSQGIIECIERSDGRLYGNISDTHSHVNCLDTNQILDVYVELPEDLLKQIEEQTGVKITEYRIDFYGYRQQPSPNSPSGGLRE, via the coding sequence ATGCAACAAGAAGCGGCAGCTGCTAAACCAATTCGTTCACTAGAAGATGCAATCGACAAGTGTCAGACCCTGGGTATGCGTCTGAGTCGTCAACGTCGCTTCATTCTAGAACTGTTATGGGAAGCTAAAGACCATCTGTCAGCGCGAGACATTTATGACCGATTGAATCAACAAGGAAAAGTTATTGGTCATACTTCTGTTTACCAGAATTTAGATGCCCTATCCAGTCAAGGTATTATTGAATGTATTGAGCGCTCGGATGGACGTTTGTACGGCAATATCAGCGATACTCATAGCCATGTCAATTGCCTGGATACAAACCAGATTCTTGATGTTTATGTAGAACTACCGGAAGACTTGCTCAAGCAAATTGAGGAACAAACTGGTGTAAAGATTACGGAATATCGGATTGATTTTTATGGTTACCGTCAGCAGCCATCACCTAACTCCCCGTCGGGTGGTTTGAGGGAGTAG
- a CDS encoding S8 family serine peptidase, translated as MENTESQEPMVPGMTNGGATTNGMSLGEMADDQMSSFDMNAVSSQGNIPTTVPMSSSAPDSPMENVLVEMRAPKGQGANVFLYMAGSFRVPSFQIDYDYEPVSMNPETPELAMQLQASNEEVIVVKGKVAQNQIAALEAQPNVIKVWPDTPIEPFSTTTLQQEYPMVEPMAGFGSCPIGSCDCRPGVAKGTMADVAKYLGVDQIHAAGYKGQGIVVGVVDGGITAAGRPVRPGEPSKRIPNVIGGYHRSVEWGTQARSWGEHGNMCATDVLGMAPEAKLYDFPLVGNAISNGLAAFNWAIKQHKIDGTPHILTNSWGIYQEQWDKTYARNPNHPFTRKVVEAINQGILVLFAAGNCGGTCPDGRCASDFGPGKSIWGANGHPLVMTVGAVNKNEQFVGYSSQGPAALSPQKPDFCSITHFRGYFPCDNGTSAATPIAAGVVALLKQAKPSLTQEEVKKLLESTAKNIGSQGWDQHSGAGIIQPKVAFDKIKTPPPRPRPRPSGGTWSDWENLGGYGLYSPAAASWGPNRIDTFVIGTDHAMYHKWWDGSAWRGWENLGGYIISAPAAVSWGNNRIDTFVVGSNNALYRKWWDGSAWRGWENLEGYCLYAPAAASWGPNRLDTFVIGTDHAVYHKWWDGSAWRGWENLGGYSISAPAAVSWGPNHIAIFTIGRDRALYYKTWNGSIWSPWEKLGGYCQYGIAAVSRGVNQLDCFVIGSMGKVYCRSWDGSAWKNWKNLGGYSIAGLAAASWGPDRLDVFVPAGDHALHHKWMG; from the coding sequence ATGGAAAACACAGAAAGTCAAGAACCAATGGTTCCAGGTATGACCAATGGTGGAGCAACTACCAATGGCATGTCCCTAGGGGAAATGGCTGATGACCAGATGTCATCTTTTGATATGAATGCTGTATCCAGTCAAGGAAATATACCCACAACAGTGCCAATGAGTTCATCTGCCCCAGATAGTCCTATGGAGAATGTGCTGGTAGAAATGCGAGCACCTAAGGGTCAAGGGGCTAACGTGTTTTTATACATGGCAGGAAGTTTCAGGGTTCCTAGCTTCCAAATCGATTATGACTACGAGCCAGTATCGATGAATCCTGAGACACCGGAACTGGCCATGCAACTTCAAGCATCTAATGAAGAGGTAATCGTTGTCAAGGGCAAAGTTGCTCAAAACCAAATCGCCGCCCTGGAAGCCCAACCTAATGTAATCAAAGTCTGGCCAGACACCCCGATCGAACCCTTCAGTACTACCACCCTACAGCAAGAGTATCCGATGGTAGAACCAATGGCAGGGTTTGGTAGCTGTCCTATTGGTTCTTGTGACTGTAGGCCTGGTGTGGCTAAGGGAACTATGGCTGACGTAGCCAAGTATCTTGGGGTTGATCAAATTCACGCTGCTGGTTATAAAGGTCAAGGGATTGTTGTTGGTGTTGTTGATGGTGGGATTACAGCAGCTGGTCGTCCTGTGCGTCCCGGAGAACCCTCCAAGCGGATTCCCAATGTCATTGGCGGCTACCACCGCAGCGTGGAATGGGGGACTCAAGCTCGCAGCTGGGGCGAACATGGCAATATGTGCGCTACAGATGTGTTGGGTATGGCTCCAGAAGCCAAACTCTATGACTTTCCACTAGTAGGGAATGCCATCTCTAACGGCCTGGCTGCCTTCAATTGGGCAATCAAGCAGCATAAAATTGACGGCACACCTCACATTCTCACCAATAGCTGGGGAATTTACCAGGAACAGTGGGATAAGACTTATGCCAGAAATCCAAACCATCCCTTCACCCGCAAAGTTGTGGAAGCCATCAATCAAGGAATTCTAGTTCTGTTTGCCGCTGGTAACTGTGGTGGAACCTGTCCTGATGGTCGTTGTGCCTCAGATTTCGGTCCTGGTAAAAGTATTTGGGGCGCAAATGGTCATCCCCTAGTGATGACAGTGGGTGCAGTTAACAAGAATGAACAGTTTGTCGGCTATAGCAGCCAAGGACCAGCGGCTTTGTCCCCCCAAAAGCCTGACTTCTGTTCCATCACCCACTTCCGGGGTTACTTCCCCTGTGATAACGGTACCTCCGCTGCCACACCCATTGCTGCTGGAGTAGTAGCCTTGCTCAAGCAAGCCAAGCCGAGCCTAACTCAGGAGGAGGTTAAGAAACTCCTGGAGAGTACTGCTAAAAATATTGGTTCTCAGGGATGGGATCAGCATTCCGGTGCTGGCATTATTCAGCCCAAGGTAGCTTTTGACAAAATCAAAACTCCCCCCCCTCGCCCTCGCCCTCGCCCCAGTGGCGGTACATGGAGTGACTGGGAAAATTTAGGCGGCTATGGCCTATATAGTCCAGCGGCTGCTTCCTGGGGACCTAACCGCATTGACACCTTTGTGATTGGTACTGACCACGCTATGTATCACAAGTGGTGGGATGGCTCGGCTTGGCGCGGCTGGGAAAACTTAGGGGGTTACATTATTTCTGCACCCGCAGCGGTTTCTTGGGGAAATAACCGCATTGACACCTTTGTGGTTGGTAGCAATAATGCCCTGTACCGCAAGTGGTGGGATGGCTCGGCTTGGCGCGGTTGGGAAAATCTAGAGGGCTACTGCTTGTATGCTCCAGCGGCTGCTTCCTGGGGACCTAACCGGCTTGACACTTTTGTCATTGGTACTGACCACGCCGTCTACCACAAGTGGTGGGATGGCTCGGCTTGGCGCGGCTGGGAAAACTTAGGAGGCTACTCTATTTCTGCACCCGCAGCAGTGTCTTGGGGTCCAAACCATATCGCTATCTTTACCATTGGTCGCGATCGCGCTCTATACTACAAGACCTGGAATGGTTCCATTTGGAGTCCATGGGAAAAACTGGGAGGCTACTGTCAATATGGTATAGCTGCTGTGTCCAGGGGAGTCAACCAGCTCGATTGTTTCGTGATTGGCTCCATGGGCAAGGTCTATTGCCGTTCCTGGGATGGTTCTGCCTGGAAAAATTGGAAAAACCTAGGTGGTTACAGCATTGCTGGGCTAGCAGCAGCATCTTGGGGACCTGACCGCCTTGATGTTTTTGTCCCCGCTGGTGATCATGCTCTCCACCACAAGTGGATGGGTTGA
- a CDS encoding NfeD family protein encodes MFKLFRCHQAQTSPSQTLNRWQGEATVKVAIQPNQSGRVHFRASYWNAKCPQAITLNPGDIVEVTGIDNITLIVEPASLN; translated from the coding sequence ATGTTTAAACTATTTCGGTGTCATCAAGCCCAAACCTCCCCTAGCCAAACCCTTAACCGTTGGCAAGGAGAAGCTACTGTTAAAGTGGCCATACAACCCAATCAAAGCGGACGTGTACACTTCCGAGCCAGCTACTGGAATGCTAAATGTCCACAAGCCATCACTCTCAACCCTGGGGATATTGTTGAAGTAACTGGGATTGATAACATTACCCTGATTGTAGAACCTGCTTCTTTGAATTAA
- a CDS encoding amidohydrolase family protein, with product MAKRPRYANNLQHQTCNIEPSTFNIKPSTFNIKPSTFNIKPSTFNIKPSTFNRRTMLKDYQIIDADGHVNEPIDMWEKYLEPAFKSHAPYRYQPSQKDGVVKIDIFSPPTKYMRVEGETIYNKISDAVWAEGIKVAIRNKATYNRNLGSGPDSQVKAMKRMGVDISFLYPTMGLWMLAIDTMDPSLAAALTRAYNNWLRDFCSYDPQLLKGVGAISLHDPSNMVSELHRIAEFGWKAVFVRPNPVKGRLLSDPAYEQFWTECESLGIAVGIHEGSHSRLPTTGADRFNTRFAMHACSHPMEHMMAMLALIEGGVLERHPNLRVAFLESGCGWLPYWLWRLDEEYDQLAWEVKDHVKMKPSEYFRRQCFIAIEPDEPYLADIIKYIGSDNLIFGSDYPHIDHNPKIIEEVVALQDQLSEKIVQKILWDNPMRFYGLG from the coding sequence TTGGCCAAAAGGCCACGCTACGCGAACAACCTTCAACATCAAACCTGCAACATCGAACCTTCAACCTTCAACATCAAACCTTCAACCTTCAACATCAAACCTTCAACCTTCAACATCAAACCTTCAACCTTCAACATCAAACCTTCAACCTTCAATAGAAGAACAATGCTGAAAGACTATCAAATTATTGATGCCGATGGCCATGTGAATGAACCGATAGATATGTGGGAGAAGTACCTGGAACCGGCATTTAAAAGTCATGCACCCTATCGATATCAACCCTCCCAAAAGGATGGGGTTGTAAAAATTGATATCTTTTCCCCTCCAACTAAGTATATGAGAGTGGAAGGTGAGACAATTTATAATAAGATATCCGATGCTGTCTGGGCTGAAGGAATTAAGGTAGCAATCCGGAACAAGGCTACCTATAATAGAAACCTAGGCTCTGGCCCAGACTCTCAGGTCAAGGCCATGAAGCGGATGGGTGTGGATATTTCCTTTCTGTATCCAACTATGGGATTGTGGATGTTGGCGATCGATACTATGGATCCCTCACTGGCAGCAGCACTAACCCGTGCCTACAACAATTGGTTACGAGACTTTTGCAGCTATGACCCGCAACTACTGAAAGGGGTAGGAGCGATTAGTTTACACGACCCCAGCAACATGGTGTCGGAATTACATCGGATCGCAGAGTTTGGCTGGAAAGCTGTCTTTGTGCGACCAAATCCGGTTAAGGGACGACTGCTTAGTGACCCGGCCTATGAGCAATTTTGGACGGAGTGTGAGAGCCTGGGCATAGCAGTTGGCATTCATGAGGGTAGCCATTCTCGATTACCGACCACTGGAGCAGATCGATTTAATACCCGTTTTGCCATGCATGCTTGCTCTCATCCTATGGAACACATGATGGCCATGTTGGCACTGATCGAAGGGGGAGTATTAGAGCGTCACCCCAATCTCAGAGTAGCGTTTCTTGAGTCAGGTTGCGGCTGGCTTCCCTACTGGCTGTGGCGGCTAGATGAAGAATACGATCAACTGGCCTGGGAGGTGAAAGACCATGTAAAGATGAAGCCTTCAGAGTATTTCCGTCGCCAGTGCTTCATTGCCATTGAGCCAGATGAGCCTTATCTGGCTGATATTATCAAGTACATTGGTTCTGATAATTTGATCTTTGGTTCTGACTACCCTCACATAGACCACAATCCCAAGATTATTGAAGAAGTGGTAGCACTTCAGGACCAGCTATCTGAGAAGATAGTGCAAAAGATCCTCTGGGATAATCCTATGCGTTTTTATGGTTTGGGGTGA
- a CDS encoding TOMM precursor leader peptide-binding protein translates to MLNKPKFKPCFHIEDVESVGVFLLSESEYFVLNGHLYEQLAPLIDGEHSVEDIVNLLQGQASTAEIYYALMLMEKKGYIVENDNPMPSDMPSEVAAFWNFLNVDHTTATSRLQSTKVSVTSFGTVPTQPLIAILESLNIQVAEEGDIAVVLTDDYLQVGLDRFNQKALQSQRPWMLVKPVGKMIWIGPIFEPGKTGCWECLAQRLQANRPVEDFLRKHRQPNSIWTAFPTSRSLLPSTLHTGLNLAATEIAKWIVQGDHPSLKGTLVTFDTISLQTKNHTLVKRPQCPGCGDPDYLGDRDPLPVLLESRKKTFTADGGHRCVSPEKTLKRYEHHISPIIGAVRGISKVSKLNSDLTPTYVAGHNFASMLHSLYFLRKHLRGRSAGKGQTDAQAKASALGEAIERYSGVFQGDEIRRKGSYNTMADVAIHPNACMLFSDRQYQTRQDWNQSCPSFFQKVPEPFDPEREIEWTPIWSLTDKTFKYLPTAYCYYGYPKPSKPDCWADSNGTAAGNTKEEAILQGFMELVERDSVALWWYNRLKRPAVDLDSFNQPYFKALKEYYQSLNRELWVLDITSDLGIPAFAALSRRIDQPVEDIIFAFGAHFDPKIGIMRSLTELNQVLPAVISIAPDGSTKYNYSDQLAIDWWRMATLENQPYLVPDENTTPKVYTDYPQLSSDDLRDDVQTCVDIAAKQGMETLVLDQTRPDIGLNVVKVIVPGLRHFWKRWAPGRLYDVPVQMGQLPKSLEENQLNPFPIFF, encoded by the coding sequence ATGCTTAACAAACCTAAATTCAAACCTTGCTTTCATATCGAAGATGTGGAATCGGTTGGTGTTTTTCTGCTGTCCGAGTCAGAGTATTTTGTTCTAAATGGTCATCTTTATGAACAATTAGCTCCTTTAATTGATGGCGAGCATTCCGTCGAAGACATAGTTAACCTGCTGCAAGGCCAAGCCTCTACGGCTGAGATTTACTATGCCTTGATGCTGATGGAAAAGAAAGGCTATATCGTGGAAAACGATAACCCTATGCCCTCGGATATGCCATCAGAGGTAGCAGCCTTCTGGAATTTTCTGAATGTTGATCACACCACAGCCACCAGCCGCTTGCAATCTACTAAGGTTTCAGTAACCTCCTTTGGCACGGTTCCAACCCAACCCTTGATCGCCATCCTGGAATCACTCAATATTCAGGTGGCTGAGGAAGGAGACATTGCTGTTGTATTAACCGATGACTATCTCCAAGTCGGTCTTGATCGCTTCAATCAAAAAGCTTTACAGTCCCAGCGTCCGTGGATGCTGGTCAAGCCAGTGGGCAAAATGATTTGGATTGGTCCGATTTTTGAGCCTGGAAAAACTGGGTGTTGGGAATGTCTAGCCCAACGGCTGCAAGCCAATCGCCCCGTGGAAGATTTTCTGCGCAAACATCGCCAACCTAATAGTATCTGGACGGCTTTCCCCACCTCTCGCTCTTTACTACCGTCTACTCTACACACTGGACTAAATCTAGCGGCTACTGAAATCGCCAAATGGATTGTTCAGGGAGACCATCCATCCCTGAAAGGGACTCTGGTCACCTTTGACACCATATCCTTACAAACCAAAAATCACACTCTGGTCAAGCGTCCTCAATGTCCTGGTTGTGGCGACCCAGACTATCTAGGAGATAGAGACCCCTTGCCAGTTTTATTAGAAAGCCGGAAGAAAACCTTTACAGCTGATGGTGGACACCGTTGTGTTTCACCAGAAAAAACCCTTAAGCGATACGAACACCACATCAGTCCGATTATCGGAGCAGTTAGAGGAATTAGTAAAGTTTCTAAGTTAAACAGCGATTTGACCCCTACCTATGTGGCGGGACATAATTTTGCCAGCATGTTGCATAGTTTATACTTCTTGCGGAAACACCTGCGTGGCAGAAGTGCTGGCAAAGGACAGACTGACGCTCAGGCAAAAGCCAGCGCCCTTGGGGAAGCGATTGAGAGATATTCTGGTGTGTTTCAGGGAGACGAAATTCGACGCAAAGGTAGCTACAACACTATGGCGGATGTGGCTATTCACCCCAATGCTTGTATGCTGTTTAGCGATCGCCAATACCAAACCCGCCAGGACTGGAATCAAAGCTGTCCCAGCTTTTTTCAAAAGGTTCCAGAACCCTTTGATCCCGAACGAGAGATTGAGTGGACACCAATTTGGTCTTTGACTGACAAAACATTTAAGTATTTACCCACAGCTTACTGCTATTACGGTTACCCGAAACCCTCTAAACCAGATTGTTGGGCAGATTCCAATGGTACTGCTGCTGGCAACACCAAAGAAGAAGCAATCCTACAAGGATTCATGGAGTTAGTGGAGCGAGATAGTGTAGCGCTGTGGTGGTATAACCGCCTCAAACGACCAGCTGTGGATTTAGACAGTTTTAACCAACCCTATTTTAAAGCTCTTAAGGAGTATTACCAGTCCCTCAACCGTGAACTCTGGGTACTGGATATCACTAGCGATTTAGGGATTCCCGCCTTTGCTGCTCTTTCCAGGAGAATTGATCAACCTGTCGAAGATATCATTTTTGCCTTCGGTGCTCATTTCGACCCCAAAATTGGGATTATGCGATCGCTAACGGAATTAAACCAGGTGCTTCCAGCGGTTATATCCATAGCTCCCGATGGCAGCACCAAATACAACTACTCCGATCAGTTAGCTATAGACTGGTGGCGAATGGCTACCTTAGAGAATCAGCCGTATTTGGTACCCGATGAAAACACTACTCCAAAAGTCTACACCGATTATCCTCAACTTAGCAGCGATGATCTGCGAGACGATGTTCAAACCTGTGTAGACATTGCTGCCAAGCAAGGTATGGAAACCCTGGTTCTAGATCAAACCCGTCCCGATATCGGACTCAATGTTGTCAAAGTCATTGTCCCCGGTCTACGACACTTTTGGAAACGGTGGGCTCCCGGACGGCTTTATGATGTGCCAGTACAGATGGGTCAGTTACCAAAATCCCTCGAAGAAAACCAACTCAACCCATTTCCGATTTTCTTCTGA